The genome window GGGGAACCACTACGACTCGATGATCGACGAAGGGATCCCGCGGGCGATCGCCTGGCTGACCGAGAAGACGCCCGCCCTGCCGGCTCCGCCGGAGGCTCCCGCGTCGATTCCCCCTTCCGCTCCCGCGACCACGACGGCACCCACCCCGGCCGCCCCGGCCGGTTTCTGACGCGATTCCGGGCGTCCCGGGACCGTAGCAATTTCATGCGGCGGCGGTCCGGACGGATGCAATTCCCGGTCTCGGAATGGGTTGCGTCGTAATGTCTCTTCTTTCACTTCTGTAAGATATTGGCCTCGCGGCAAGGACCTGCGAGCTAGGCTTGAGGGCCGTGGGAACGCGGCGTTGCGCCTCTGCGCGTCAACACTTCCTTGAGCGTCGCATGAACCTTCCACTCCCGACTTCCGAAGCCGAGGTTCTCCCGGTTTCGCCGATCACACGGACTGTCGTCGTCTGGTTCCTGGCGGCGACGGTCGTGATGTGCGGCCTCGGCCTGCTGATCCATCGCGGGGTTCAGCACCTGCTGGACGAGGCGGACCAGATTGCGAAGACGCACGAGTTCATTGCGCTCGTCAACGACACGATGTCGCACGTCAAGGATGTCCAGTCGGCCCAGCGGGGTTACCTGCTGACGGGCGAGCGGGAGTATCTGGAGCCGTATCACGTCGCCTTGCCAGTGATTCTCCGCAACCTGGACCGGCTCCGCGAGAAGGCGGGCGGGGATCCGGTGCTGCTCGACATGCTGGCCAAGTGGCGGACGCTGATCGACGATCGCGTCATCGTGGCCCGGAACATTCTGGAGACCTTCCGCGAAGACGGGGCCGAGGCGGCCGTGGCGGAGCTCCGTCTGGGGCAGGGACGGGCCAAGATGGCCGAGGTCCGGGCGATGGCGGCCGAGATCGAGGCGGCGCAGAGCAACCGTCTGGCGGAAGGGATCGCCACGACGGCGGCCTCGACCCGGATCACCTTTCTGATCTCGGTCGGCGGGTTCATCATCTGCCTGGGGATTCTAGGGGGCGTCTTCTGGGTCGTGCGTCGGGAGACGCTGCGGCGGACGCAGACCGAGGAGGTGCTGCAGCAGTCGCACCAGGAGCTCGAGGACTCCCTCGCCGACCTCCGCCGGCTGACGACCGAGACCGCCGTCGTCACGACGATGGCCGACTTCCTTCAGACGTGCCAGAGCCCTAAGGAGGCGTATGCGATCATCGGCCGGAACATCCCGCGGCTGCTGCCGGGGGTGTCGGGCTCGATCGGGATCATCAGCAACTCGCGGAACCTCGTGGAGATCGTTTACTCCTGGGGGGACGACACGACGTTCAGCGGCGACTTCCATCCGGACGACTGCTGGGGGCTGCGGCGGGGCCGGCTGCACAACGTGTCGGACACCGAAGGCTGCGAGCCGCTCTGCGGTCATCTTCTGACGGTCCCTCAGGGATACCTGTGCCTGCCGATGGTGGCGCATGGCGAGACCCTGGGAGTGCTGTCGATCACCTCCACCCGCAGCGGCGGATTGACGGATGAGGAGCAGAAGGCGGCCAGGACGATCGCGGAGCAGGCGTCGCTGGCGCTGGCGAACCTGCGGTTGCAGGAGGCGCTGCGGGTCCAGTCGATCCGCGATCCGCTGACGGGGTTGTTCAACCGGCGGTACCTGGAGGCGTCGCTGGAGCGGGAGCTGATCCGGGCGCGGCGGCAGGACCAGTCGGTGGCGGTGGTGATGATCGACATCGACCACTTCAAGCAGTTCAACGATACGCACGGCCACGAGGGGGGGGATGCGCTCCTTTCGAACTTCGGGAAGCTGTTGTCCCAGACCGTGCGGGGCGAGGACATTCCGTGCCGGTATGGCGGGGAGGAGTTCTGCCTGATCCTGCCGGGGGCGAACGAGAACGTGGCGGTTCAGCGGGCGGAGACGATCCGCGAGGCGCTGAAGAAGATGACGGTGCGGTATCGCCAGAAGCCGCTGGGGCCGGTGACGTTGTCGGCCGGCGTGGCGGTGTTCCCGGAGCACAGCGAGTTCGGGGATGCGATCCTGCAGGCGGCGGACATGGCTCTGTATCGGGCGAAGAAGCTGGGTCGCGACCAGGTGATCGTGGCCGGGACGGAGGACGTGAAGCCGGTGGCGGCATCGGTGTCGCCGCCCGCTCCGAACGATCTTGAGAACGTGCTGCTGGCGGTCATGGGCCCGAACGGAAACGCCTGCTGCCACCACGAGGAGCTCACGGCAACGACGGCGGAATAACCGTCCTTGCCGGCGCAGCGTCTTAGCTCAAACCCAACGTGCCACGGCCGCCGGGGTCAAGGGGGCAACCCCTTGCCGCCGGAGGCACTTCCCTGAGGAACCGTGGTACGCAACGGACGGCCCCTTTGTGGGACCGGCGTTGAGGACTCACCGCTCGCTTCGCACTCCCCGCGTGTTGATGTTAGGGCATCCGGCATGGCGTCCGCGTTTGGATACGGTCTCCTTCAGACATCTCTCGACGAGAGGGCCTCC of Planctomyces sp. SH-PL14 contains these proteins:
- a CDS encoding diguanylate cyclase: MNLPLPTSEAEVLPVSPITRTVVVWFLAATVVMCGLGLLIHRGVQHLLDEADQIAKTHEFIALVNDTMSHVKDVQSAQRGYLLTGEREYLEPYHVALPVILRNLDRLREKAGGDPVLLDMLAKWRTLIDDRVIVARNILETFREDGAEAAVAELRLGQGRAKMAEVRAMAAEIEAAQSNRLAEGIATTAASTRITFLISVGGFIICLGILGGVFWVVRRETLRRTQTEEVLQQSHQELEDSLADLRRLTTETAVVTTMADFLQTCQSPKEAYAIIGRNIPRLLPGVSGSIGIISNSRNLVEIVYSWGDDTTFSGDFHPDDCWGLRRGRLHNVSDTEGCEPLCGHLLTVPQGYLCLPMVAHGETLGVLSITSTRSGGLTDEEQKAARTIAEQASLALANLRLQEALRVQSIRDPLTGLFNRRYLEASLERELIRARRQDQSVAVVMIDIDHFKQFNDTHGHEGGDALLSNFGKLLSQTVRGEDIPCRYGGEEFCLILPGANENVAVQRAETIREALKKMTVRYRQKPLGPVTLSAGVAVFPEHSEFGDAILQAADMALYRAKKLGRDQVIVAGTEDVKPVAASVSPPAPNDLENVLLAVMGPNGNACCHHEELTATTAE